From one Nonomuraea polychroma genomic stretch:
- the asnB gene encoding asparagine synthase (glutamine-hydrolyzing) has product MCGIAGVISSAGVNPDLVRDMCQAIRHRGPDGEGYHVEPTAVMGMRRLAIIDVAGGQQPVSNEDGTVVAVFNGEIYNFPELRRDLLDRGHLLKSEGDSECLVHLYEEYGDDLVHRLRGMFAFAIWDRARQRLLLARDRVGKKPLYWCRDHQSIRFASELKSLLRDQSVPREVDLVALHHYLTYQYVPAPWSIIQNVQKLPPGHLLVWERGVESVRQYWQLNASPRTVLNEHDEEERLRELLLEATRIRMMSERPLGAFLSGGIDSSAVVAAMAMQTSERVRTFSIGFEDARFDERSHARLVAQRYDTDHHELVVTPALLDVLPQIAWCFDEPFADSSAIPSYYVAQLSRQHVTVALNGDGGDECFGGYLRYVLAARLSKIPVCPSFLAPGLSRLGTMLIRRDSRTLLRRAGRALQYASQPQSRRHALMMSYFTPEQKTWVYTDALRARLGEIDSYSLLDDAYLASNADTGLGRILQADISTYLPGDLLVKVDITTMAHSLEARSPLLDHKLMEWAAGLPIGLKIRGKETKRIFRQAVAPWLPDTLVTRPKQGFGVPLAAWLRGELRELAFDTLTDHSARSRGYFRPEAVLHLLQNHQRGADHSRQIWALLQLELWHRAHVTTAPGCPVP; this is encoded by the coding sequence ATGTGTGGCATAGCGGGCGTCATCTCGTCGGCCGGCGTCAACCCCGACCTGGTACGGGACATGTGTCAGGCCATTCGCCACAGAGGCCCGGATGGTGAGGGTTACCACGTCGAGCCCACCGCCGTCATGGGGATGCGCCGCTTGGCGATCATCGATGTCGCCGGCGGGCAGCAGCCCGTCTCCAACGAGGACGGCACTGTCGTCGCGGTCTTCAACGGGGAGATCTACAACTTTCCCGAGCTACGCCGGGATCTCCTGGACCGCGGTCACCTCCTGAAGTCCGAAGGCGACTCGGAATGCCTGGTGCATCTCTATGAGGAATACGGTGACGATCTCGTCCATCGACTCAGGGGGATGTTCGCCTTCGCCATCTGGGATCGCGCCAGGCAGCGTCTCCTCCTCGCCCGAGACCGTGTGGGGAAGAAGCCTCTTTACTGGTGCCGCGACCACCAGTCCATCCGATTCGCATCGGAGCTGAAGTCGCTCCTGCGGGACCAGAGCGTTCCACGAGAAGTGGACCTGGTGGCCCTGCATCATTACCTGACCTACCAATACGTCCCCGCCCCCTGGTCGATCATCCAGAACGTTCAGAAACTTCCGCCCGGGCACCTGCTCGTCTGGGAACGAGGTGTCGAGTCCGTACGTCAGTACTGGCAGCTCAATGCGTCGCCGCGTACCGTACTCAACGAGCATGACGAGGAGGAACGCCTACGGGAATTGCTGCTCGAAGCCACACGCATCCGCATGATGAGCGAGCGCCCCCTCGGGGCGTTTCTCTCCGGGGGAATCGACTCGTCCGCCGTCGTGGCCGCGATGGCGATGCAGACGAGTGAGCGCGTCAGGACCTTCAGCATCGGTTTCGAGGACGCTCGCTTCGACGAGCGCAGTCATGCGCGGCTGGTGGCCCAGCGCTATGACACCGACCACCACGAACTGGTGGTCACCCCCGCCCTTCTCGACGTGCTTCCGCAAATCGCGTGGTGCTTCGACGAACCGTTCGCCGACTCCTCCGCCATCCCGAGCTATTACGTCGCCCAGCTCAGCCGGCAGCATGTGACAGTCGCCCTGAACGGCGACGGCGGCGACGAGTGCTTCGGCGGCTACCTGCGCTACGTCCTCGCGGCTCGACTCTCGAAGATTCCGGTCTGCCCGTCTTTTCTCGCACCCGGGTTGTCACGCCTCGGCACCATGCTGATCCGACGCGACTCACGCACCTTGTTGCGGCGGGCGGGAAGAGCTCTCCAGTACGCGAGCCAGCCCCAATCCCGGCGCCACGCGCTCATGATGTCGTACTTCACTCCGGAGCAGAAGACATGGGTCTATACCGATGCTCTTCGCGCACGGTTGGGAGAGATCGACAGCTACAGCCTCCTCGACGACGCCTATCTGGCCTCGAATGCCGACACCGGCCTGGGGCGGATCTTGCAAGCCGACATCAGCACATACCTTCCCGGGGACCTTCTTGTGAAGGTCGACATCACCACGATGGCGCACTCGCTGGAAGCACGGTCGCCGTTGCTCGATCACAAGCTGATGGAGTGGGCTGCCGGACTGCCCATAGGTCTCAAGATCCGCGGAAAAGAGACGAAGCGGATTTTTCGCCAGGCCGTAGCACCATGGCTGCCGGACACGCTCGTCACTCGGCCGAAGCAGGGCTTTGGCGTCCCGCTTGCCGCGTGGCTCCGCGGTGAACTGCGAGAACTCGCCTTCGACACCCTTACCGACCATTCCGCACGCAGCCGGGGCTACTTCCGGCCGGAGGCCGTACTCCACCTCCTTCAGAACCACCAGCGGGGCGCCGATCACAGCCGGCAGATCTGGGCGCTCCTCCAGCTCGAACTGTGGCACCGCGCCCATGTCACGACGGCACCCGGATGCCCCGTGCCGTGA
- a CDS encoding DUF2142 domain-containing protein, whose product MSDPASAELSTRVSPPNNDQRTGVNRPLTGSVHRRCRQLMGGWPINAILWAIIAISPALAVTFLVWHYFDRSLLAYVPVWTDEVDYWHQVATFRAVGFAGGAYGVNEAEAKLAFLRFGSHGPAFPMLLAGISAIAGWRPFSVPLINLAVMGAAIFGYLALIRVGWVRAALTGALVLTFWPVMLYLATTMPETIHQGMAIVLAGLFFLLIRRGPTASRTPFIASVVVLTLACLLRPTWALLFVPLFFLRGATLTGRQLVRAALKGGFIVVAASGLFSLVSTPYPKLYSELIELTLNSPLTGVKLLLQNFWLNVQRLAESDWLELGLWAALLAIVAAAVVRVVRHLRQGTIDHDENCAAGAFHLLNLLPVTVLVIGMYDTVDSCDYRFLAPHVLLSALLALARSEHAIVIIALAANLALAGAFRAGFLELHQQHFLPATDPKTTALGRYIEYKPHASVWENTILFDFTNFVPGLVNVPAGVGLNLYAGLDHPIRSRYLLITKQAARSLGEDRLRLLTTTAKGNLYLRED is encoded by the coding sequence ATGAGCGATCCGGCGTCGGCCGAACTTTCTACAAGGGTTTCACCTCCGAACAACGATCAGCGGACTGGTGTCAATCGACCGCTGACAGGATCAGTTCACCGCCGTTGCCGTCAGCTTATGGGAGGCTGGCCGATAAATGCGATTCTCTGGGCGATCATAGCGATATCTCCGGCGCTCGCCGTCACGTTTCTGGTGTGGCACTACTTCGACCGAAGCCTGCTCGCCTATGTGCCCGTGTGGACGGATGAGGTCGACTACTGGCATCAGGTTGCGACCTTCCGGGCAGTTGGCTTCGCGGGTGGCGCCTACGGCGTCAACGAGGCGGAAGCGAAATTGGCCTTCCTCCGCTTCGGCTCCCATGGCCCTGCGTTTCCGATGCTCTTGGCGGGCATCAGTGCGATTGCCGGTTGGCGTCCCTTCTCCGTTCCGCTCATCAATCTGGCCGTCATGGGTGCGGCGATCTTCGGCTACCTCGCACTGATCAGGGTGGGGTGGGTGCGGGCCGCGCTGACGGGCGCGCTCGTGCTCACTTTCTGGCCTGTGATGTTGTACCTGGCGACCACCATGCCTGAAACCATTCACCAGGGGATGGCCATTGTCCTGGCCGGATTGTTCTTCCTGCTCATCCGCCGCGGTCCGACCGCGAGCCGCACGCCGTTCATCGCCAGTGTTGTCGTGCTCACCCTGGCCTGCCTCCTTCGGCCGACGTGGGCGCTGCTGTTCGTGCCGCTGTTCTTCCTGCGTGGCGCGACGCTCACGGGCCGGCAACTCGTGCGGGCGGCGCTCAAGGGAGGCTTCATCGTTGTCGCCGCGTCCGGACTCTTCAGCCTCGTGTCAACGCCGTATCCGAAGCTCTACTCAGAACTGATCGAGTTGACCCTCAACTCGCCACTGACCGGGGTGAAACTGCTCCTGCAGAATTTCTGGCTAAATGTCCAGCGTCTGGCCGAGAGCGACTGGCTCGAGCTGGGGCTGTGGGCCGCGCTACTGGCCATCGTCGCGGCGGCTGTCGTCCGTGTTGTGCGCCACCTTCGGCAGGGCACCATCGATCACGATGAAAACTGCGCCGCCGGTGCGTTCCATTTGCTCAACCTGCTGCCGGTGACCGTCCTGGTCATAGGGATGTACGACACCGTCGACTCGTGCGACTACCGTTTCCTCGCCCCACACGTGCTGCTGTCGGCGCTCCTTGCTCTGGCCCGCTCGGAGCACGCCATCGTCATCATTGCGCTGGCTGCCAACCTGGCCCTTGCAGGTGCCTTCAGAGCAGGTTTCCTCGAGCTCCACCAACAACACTTCCTACCGGCCACGGACCCTAAAACCACCGCGCTGGGTCGCTACATCGAATACAAGCCGCATGCATCGGTGTGGGAGAACACGATCCTGTTCGACTTTACGAATTTCGTTCCCGGACTCGTGAACGTCCCCGCCGGAGTGGGGCTGAACCTGTACGCCGGGCTCGATCACCCGATCCGTTCTCGGTATCTCCTCATCACCAAGCAAGCCGCGAGGAGCCTCGGCGAAGACCGGCTCCGACTCCTCACGACAACCGCGAAAGGCAACCTGTACCTTCGGGAGGACTGA
- a CDS encoding GNAT family N-acetyltransferase, translated as MAVQEATGIPALVSRESPLESARFGRSIERLTVPEGADDSLSEVRDAASGSAADIVILRYPADRVDWFARLLATPGRDAIFADCLMYWRLRAGAGRRPEPAALRTSGVTGTDVVRSLVADIFHAYGNHYLANPLLDPADALAGYQEWALRFVREDSCVTLRDEETDDILGLATLDETEFRTEILLAGVVSRAQGRGLYAHLLKGIEDRTLARGAAEIEISTQAHNVRVQRAWARYGFEPLRALITVHLVQTSLMCADVGC; from the coding sequence ATGGCGGTACAGGAGGCGACCGGGATCCCGGCCCTGGTGAGCCGCGAGTCACCATTGGAGTCGGCCCGGTTCGGCCGCTCGATCGAGCGCCTGACCGTCCCCGAGGGAGCCGACGATTCCCTGTCCGAGGTCCGCGACGCCGCCAGCGGGTCGGCCGCGGACATCGTCATCCTGCGATACCCGGCTGATCGCGTCGACTGGTTCGCGAGGCTCTTGGCCACACCTGGTCGCGACGCGATATTCGCGGACTGTCTCATGTACTGGCGGCTGCGCGCCGGGGCGGGGCGCCGGCCGGAACCGGCTGCGCTGCGGACATCGGGAGTCACCGGCACCGACGTGGTGAGGTCGCTGGTCGCCGACATCTTCCACGCATACGGCAACCATTACCTGGCGAATCCCTTGCTGGACCCCGCCGACGCCCTTGCCGGTTACCAAGAGTGGGCGCTGCGGTTCGTGCGGGAGGACAGCTGTGTGACCCTCAGGGATGAGGAGACGGATGACATCCTCGGGCTGGCGACGCTGGACGAAACGGAATTCCGGACCGAGATCCTGCTCGCCGGAGTGGTCTCCCGGGCGCAGGGGCGAGGCCTGTACGCCCACCTGCTGAAGGGCATCGAGGATCGTACACTGGCCCGCGGCGCGGCAGAGATCGAGATCTCCACCCAGGCGCATAATGTGCGGGTCCAGCGGGCGTGGGCGAGGTACGGCTTCGAGCCCCTACGGGCATTGATCACGGTTCATCTTGTGCAGACTTCGTTGATGTGCGCGGACGTCGGCTGTTGA
- a CDS encoding glycosyltransferase — protein MNRDQGEVAADSLTLRDRRVLLLLGQLRIGGTEKQVVLLAQGLRARGFVVHVALLFEGGPLEDDLVSAGIPVHHLHLRRGNSVVHNLMAFGRLCDLFRKIRPHVVHAFLYHSYVLGAPAAYITRVPVVVAGRRSLSDFKRGRRWVFALERAATRITHHIVANAIAVAEDARTLEGVPHDKISVIYNGLRPSAFVQPATTCLSASKPVVLCVANLKPGKGHEYLVEAAARARTPFTLVLVGAGPTHDQIAQQASRLGVEVELLGSQSDVTPLLFSADVVVLPSLHEGMSNAIMEAMAAARPIVATAVGGNVELLEGRGLLVPPKDPDALAAALDRLLQDREQAAELGMAAKSWAMKNLDLDTMVDQHVDLYLRLMERRCVA, from the coding sequence GTGAATCGTGACCAGGGTGAGGTAGCGGCAGACAGCCTGACATTGCGAGATCGGCGTGTCCTCCTCCTCCTGGGCCAGCTGAGAATCGGTGGCACGGAGAAACAGGTTGTCCTGCTTGCTCAGGGGCTACGCGCACGAGGCTTTGTCGTACACGTCGCCCTCCTCTTCGAGGGCGGGCCGCTGGAAGATGACCTGGTGTCCGCCGGGATTCCCGTCCACCACCTGCATCTGCGCCGCGGGAACTCCGTTGTGCACAACCTGATGGCCTTCGGGCGCCTGTGCGACCTGTTCCGGAAGATCCGGCCTCACGTCGTGCACGCATTCCTCTATCACAGCTACGTCTTGGGCGCTCCGGCGGCGTACATCACTCGGGTTCCTGTCGTCGTCGCCGGCCGCCGTAGTTTGAGCGACTTCAAACGAGGGCGGCGCTGGGTCTTCGCATTGGAGCGGGCGGCCACGAGGATCACGCATCACATCGTCGCCAACGCGATCGCCGTGGCGGAGGACGCGCGGACACTGGAGGGGGTGCCACACGACAAGATCAGCGTGATCTACAACGGCCTGAGGCCCTCCGCATTCGTCCAGCCGGCCACGACATGCCTTTCTGCCTCAAAGCCGGTCGTCCTCTGCGTGGCGAACCTCAAGCCCGGCAAAGGCCACGAATACCTTGTCGAAGCCGCCGCCCGGGCAAGGACGCCCTTCACGTTGGTCCTCGTCGGCGCCGGGCCCACGCACGATCAGATCGCCCAGCAGGCCTCCCGCCTCGGGGTGGAGGTCGAGCTGCTCGGCTCCCAATCGGACGTCACCCCACTTCTCTTCAGCGCGGACGTCGTCGTACTTCCCTCGCTGCATGAGGGAATGAGCAACGCGATCATGGAGGCAATGGCTGCAGCCCGGCCCATCGTCGCCACCGCGGTGGGAGGAAACGTCGAACTGCTGGAAGGACGCGGGCTGCTCGTACCTCCCAAGGACCCGGACGCTCTCGCCGCGGCCCTCGATCGCCTGCTGCAGGACCGAGAGCAGGCCGCGGAACTGGGGATGGCCGCCAAGTCCTGGGCGATGAAGAACCTGGATCTCGACACCATGGTCGACCAGCACGTCGACCTCTACCTGCGGCTCATGGAGAGACGATGTGTGGCATAG
- a CDS encoding lipopolysaccharide biosynthesis protein — protein sequence MTTSQELPDAPSQTSDRTKVFLTAAAQALRLILAATTGAILARTLQPDGRGVYAVITTTASTAIIIGHLSVPHSQIAFWGDRLVNRALTANGLILGLVSGSVAAVCTVALTPLILPHEAGLLVAAVLVAAPLGVAAVNLQRVLLLKAQVSTANHGILLSALIQCVPTAVLAATGNVTIATVIVLWCASTVLPLGLYVWKLRPAVVHADRGLALRQLNLSYRYHVGLISLHLLMTIDVLLLNAMTSSAEVGIYTVAVSVLSLANVPADAILQVVLPRQAAQDMTNSRSATVRALRWTIPSSLACVGVLAAASPVVVPLMYGDAYEDSIAALMVLAPGIAALSMVRLMEQYLIRLQRPLSMAGLCMGALAINVALNLMWIPRWGAVGAALSSTVAYGLLALAQFIRFARALPSSTDSPLEDRV from the coding sequence GTGACCACCTCACAAGAACTTCCCGACGCCCCATCACAGACGTCCGACCGAACGAAAGTCTTCCTGACCGCCGCCGCCCAAGCCCTCCGGCTGATCCTGGCCGCGACGACTGGCGCGATTCTCGCCCGTACTCTGCAGCCCGACGGTCGCGGCGTGTACGCCGTGATCACCACCACAGCCTCGACAGCGATCATCATCGGACACCTTTCGGTTCCGCACTCACAGATCGCGTTCTGGGGCGACCGCCTGGTGAACCGAGCCCTGACCGCGAACGGCCTCATACTCGGCCTGGTCTCCGGATCCGTAGCCGCTGTCTGCACTGTCGCCTTGACACCGCTGATCCTTCCCCATGAGGCAGGTCTCCTCGTGGCGGCCGTGCTGGTGGCGGCGCCCTTGGGCGTTGCGGCGGTCAACTTGCAGCGCGTCCTTCTGCTTAAGGCTCAGGTGAGCACCGCCAACCACGGCATCCTCCTCTCGGCCCTGATCCAATGCGTCCCGACCGCGGTGCTGGCGGCGACAGGCAATGTGACCATCGCGACCGTCATCGTTCTGTGGTGCGCCTCGACGGTCCTGCCGCTGGGCCTGTACGTCTGGAAACTCCGCCCCGCCGTCGTCCACGCCGATCGGGGCCTGGCCCTACGGCAGCTCAATCTGTCGTATCGCTATCACGTCGGGCTGATCTCCTTGCACCTGTTGATGACGATCGACGTCCTGCTGCTCAACGCCATGACGTCATCGGCAGAGGTCGGGATCTACACCGTGGCGGTGTCCGTGCTCTCTCTCGCGAATGTGCCCGCGGACGCCATCCTTCAGGTTGTCCTCCCGCGGCAGGCAGCACAGGACATGACGAACTCCCGGTCCGCCACCGTCCGAGCACTTCGGTGGACCATTCCGTCTTCCTTGGCCTGCGTAGGCGTGCTCGCCGCCGCCTCGCCGGTCGTGGTCCCCCTGATGTACGGCGACGCGTATGAGGACAGCATCGCCGCCCTCATGGTGCTGGCGCCCGGGATAGCCGCGCTCTCCATGGTCCGCCTGATGGAGCAATATCTGATACGGCTCCAACGGCCACTGTCCATGGCGGGGCTCTGCATGGGAGCGCTCGCCATCAACGTTGCTCTCAATCTCATGTGGATTCCCCGGTGGGGCGCCGTAGGAGCCGCGTTGTCGTCGACCGTGGCCTATGGCTTGCTCGCTCTGGCCCAGTTCATTCGTTTCGCCCGGGCGCTTCCTTCTTCCACGGATTCCCCGCTCGAGGACCGCGTCTGA
- a CDS encoding O-antigen ligase family protein, with the protein MDKMIKDLPGITGSRSNSAPYFPMALLVIPIGQLGAAVTGSSSPAFWAAFSLMLFVAAQVAVGARPLRPSHYWVGLLACLLLYSYAFPSVTTFAPPIQSTGLTEMLIGLGVLAAAIASPLQPRKLVNVIALTGGITATYVLIAGDYASGRLEGLGINCNYLGALLAIPCVAAVAMGRRKPAWLIPAGICLVAIFETQSRGAFLATAVGIFIVFVQSRPRLVQVFLTVIAIAVTALLPGTLANFADVLAADRSASELSHNTATRKAVAEFAVRVIAEHPVRGIGYGLFPSYAAESPDFGIYMATHNDYLRLAAESGVISLAAFLALIWLGIRGRRSDDLAILRGLLFTYMTVLVFVNVLTTPIVSVPFWLSLGCLLATRPANETAHASPWPADHPATEEAHEHAFAHGLAGGRRTLTDAHLRKPRHLSSMEIGSRK; encoded by the coding sequence ATGGACAAGATGATAAAAGATCTTCCCGGTATAACCGGCAGCAGATCAAATAGTGCACCGTACTTCCCGATGGCACTCCTCGTGATACCTATCGGCCAACTGGGAGCGGCCGTGACAGGGAGCTCGAGTCCCGCGTTCTGGGCCGCCTTTTCGCTCATGCTCTTCGTCGCGGCGCAGGTTGCCGTAGGCGCTCGTCCACTCCGGCCGTCTCATTACTGGGTCGGCTTGCTGGCCTGCCTGCTTCTCTATAGCTACGCGTTTCCCTCCGTGACGACATTCGCGCCGCCTATCCAGTCAACAGGTCTCACGGAAATGCTCATAGGGCTGGGCGTTCTCGCAGCAGCAATCGCATCACCCCTGCAACCCCGGAAACTTGTGAACGTGATCGCGTTGACCGGTGGAATAACCGCCACATACGTCCTGATCGCCGGCGACTACGCGTCCGGGCGACTCGAGGGCCTCGGGATTAATTGCAACTACTTGGGGGCGTTGCTCGCGATTCCATGCGTTGCCGCGGTTGCCATGGGCAGACGGAAGCCAGCGTGGCTCATTCCCGCTGGAATATGCCTCGTCGCCATCTTCGAAACGCAGTCACGAGGAGCGTTCCTCGCCACAGCAGTAGGTATCTTCATCGTCTTCGTCCAGTCTCGTCCTCGTCTGGTGCAGGTGTTCCTCACCGTCATAGCCATCGCGGTCACAGCCCTCCTTCCCGGAACCCTCGCCAATTTTGCAGATGTCCTGGCGGCTGACCGCTCCGCGAGCGAGTTGAGCCACAACACCGCCACCCGGAAAGCCGTCGCGGAGTTCGCCGTTCGGGTGATAGCCGAGCATCCTGTCAGAGGCATCGGATATGGACTGTTTCCCTCGTACGCGGCGGAGTCTCCAGACTTCGGAATATACATGGCCACGCACAACGATTATCTCCGCCTGGCCGCGGAGTCCGGCGTCATCTCCTTGGCGGCCTTCCTGGCTTTGATATGGCTGGGAATCAGGGGTCGAAGGTCCGATGACTTGGCAATACTGCGAGGGCTCCTATTCACGTATATGACAGTACTGGTCTTCGTCAATGTTCTCACGACGCCGATTGTCAGCGTGCCGTTCTGGCTTTCGCTCGGTTGCCTACTGGCCACACGACCTGCCAATGAGACGGCACACGCATCCCCATGGCCCGCTGATCATCCCGCCACGGAGGAGGCGCACGAACATGCATTCGCCCATGGGCTCGCGGGCGGCCGCAGGACCCTTACCGATGCACACCTCCGGAAGCCACGTCACCTCAGCAGCATGGAGATCGGAAGCAGAAAATGA
- a CDS encoding class I SAM-dependent methyltransferase gives MSDTLEAATGNQSMTLVSHAIMARRGGIPPGGRVLDFGCGLGRHVREFRAAGYDAVGLDQPVPELTKGWPDLPEGGENLYFSDETGNFPFDSSYFDFCFSTSVFEHVMHYDKPIAEIARVLKPDAWTLHVFPARWRPIEPHIFTPFGGRFQHPALISLWARLGIRNSWQKGLGAKETATRNIDYSRTGINYPTQQEIVRAFSRHFRYVTFVEREFVAATRDVSRVSGLVAPAISWPAIGRLYRGFHTRVVLARK, from the coding sequence ATGAGCGACACCCTCGAGGCAGCAACCGGCAACCAATCGATGACGCTGGTCAGCCATGCCATCATGGCCCGGCGCGGTGGAATTCCCCCCGGCGGTCGTGTCCTCGACTTCGGTTGCGGACTGGGCCGACACGTCCGCGAATTCCGGGCTGCCGGTTATGATGCGGTAGGTCTCGATCAACCTGTCCCAGAGCTGACAAAAGGCTGGCCGGACCTCCCGGAGGGCGGCGAGAATCTCTACTTCTCTGATGAAACAGGAAATTTTCCATTCGATTCATCGTACTTCGACTTCTGTTTTTCGACGTCCGTTTTTGAGCACGTCATGCACTATGACAAGCCAATCGCGGAGATCGCCCGGGTGCTGAAGCCCGACGCATGGACATTGCACGTCTTCCCTGCCCGCTGGCGGCCGATTGAGCCGCACATCTTCACCCCGTTCGGTGGACGGTTTCAGCATCCGGCGCTGATCTCTCTTTGGGCCAGACTCGGCATTCGCAACTCATGGCAAAAAGGACTCGGCGCCAAAGAGACAGCCACTCGCAACATCGATTACAGTCGGACCGGGATCAACTATCCCACGCAACAGGAGATAGTCCGAGCGTTCAGCCGACACTTTAGATATGTCACTTTTGTGGAGCGAGAATTCGTTGCGGCGACCCGTGACGTAAGTCGCGTGTCAGGCCTCGTTGCGCCCGCAATATCGTGGCCAGCCATCGGAAGGCTGTATCGAGGGTTTCACACTCGGGTCGTGCTTGCGCGCAAATAA
- a CDS encoding class I SAM-dependent methyltransferase: MTKNSVEQPNKDRFAFGTNWQDYLHVVDESRIEMAKKSLTDALRQDDLTGRSFLDIGCGSGLFSLAAHLLGAKVHSFDYDQNSVAATQELRRRFAPDSDWKIEQGSILDEAYVAGLGVHDIVYSWGVLHHTGAMRQAIIATSTLVAPGGSLFISIYNDQGLASQLWWRVKRRYVRSGPLGRRALVLAGGLYFNTRRFAAVAARRMCGQPVVRTTRARGMSTRHDLVDWIGGFPFEYATPEEVFNLLRERGYELSFLKTCRGGLGCNEYVFALPG, encoded by the coding sequence ATGACAAAGAATTCCGTTGAGCAGCCGAACAAGGACCGCTTCGCATTCGGCACCAACTGGCAGGACTACCTTCACGTCGTGGACGAATCACGCATCGAGATGGCGAAGAAGTCGCTGACGGACGCGCTCCGGCAGGACGACCTGACGGGCCGCTCGTTCCTCGACATCGGATGCGGCAGCGGGCTGTTCTCACTGGCCGCGCACCTGCTCGGCGCCAAGGTCCATTCCTTTGACTACGATCAGAACTCGGTCGCCGCCACCCAGGAGTTGCGGCGTAGATTCGCGCCGGACAGCGACTGGAAAATCGAGCAGGGGTCGATACTGGATGAGGCCTACGTAGCAGGGCTGGGAGTGCACGACATTGTGTATTCGTGGGGGGTCCTGCACCACACAGGCGCCATGCGGCAGGCCATCATCGCCACGTCCACACTGGTCGCCCCCGGGGGATCGCTGTTCATCTCCATCTACAACGACCAGGGCCTGGCCAGCCAACTGTGGTGGCGGGTGAAACGGCGCTATGTGCGTTCAGGACCGCTCGGACGCCGCGCACTCGTCCTGGCCGGCGGCCTGTACTTCAACACCCGCCGCTTCGCGGCTGTCGCCGCGAGGCGGATGTGTGGCCAACCGGTCGTCCGGACCACCCGCGCCCGAGGCATGTCAACTCGGCATGACCTCGTGGACTGGATCGGCGGTTTCCCGTTCGAGTACGCGACACCCGAAGAGGTCTTCAACCTTCTCCGGGAACGAGGCTACGAACTCAGCTTTCTCAAGACCTGCCGCGGCGGTCTGGGTTGCAACGAGTACGTCTTCGCCCTGCCGGGCTGA
- a CDS encoding nucleotide sugar dehydrogenase produces MREKLVVVGQGYVGLPLAMRGVDAGFDVVGIDVDEWRVKRLNAGESYVEDIVDDQVKAALRWGRYMASTDYAAAKDFDICLITVPTPLLEGAPDLRHIASAGHSIAPLIKRGSTVVLESTTYPGTTEEYLLPILEKGSGLRAPEGFFLGYSPERIDPGNSRWRLENTPKVVSGIDEYSLKKIETFYRQIVRDVVPVSSPQVAELCKLLENTFRHVNIALVNELSIFAQQLGIDVWEAIDAASTKPFGFMRFTPGPGVGGHCLPIDPSYLSWAVKRGLGHNFRFVELANDINRGMPEHVIRRLAMALNRRAKPIKGSRLVLLGLAYKKNAGDCRESPSIEVARSLSKLGARVRAADPYVKGFLAPPNIELIEASRQEFEQSDAVVILTDHDCFDYELAEQVSPFIFDTRNRCRGPNVERI; encoded by the coding sequence ATGAGAGAGAAACTGGTGGTCGTCGGTCAAGGTTACGTGGGCCTGCCGCTGGCGATGCGTGGGGTCGATGCGGGGTTCGACGTCGTGGGCATCGACGTCGACGAGTGGCGCGTCAAGCGGTTGAACGCCGGCGAGTCCTACGTCGAGGACATCGTTGACGATCAAGTGAAGGCCGCTCTGCGCTGGGGCCGTTACATGGCCAGCACCGACTACGCCGCCGCCAAGGACTTCGACATCTGCCTCATCACTGTTCCGACTCCTCTTCTCGAGGGAGCTCCGGATCTGCGTCATATCGCCTCGGCCGGCCATTCCATCGCGCCGCTGATCAAGCGAGGATCCACGGTGGTTCTGGAGTCGACGACCTACCCAGGCACCACCGAGGAGTATCTTCTCCCGATCCTCGAGAAGGGCTCCGGACTGCGCGCGCCCGAGGGCTTCTTCCTCGGCTACAGCCCCGAACGCATCGACCCGGGGAACTCACGGTGGCGACTGGAGAACACGCCGAAGGTCGTGTCGGGCATCGACGAATATTCGCTTAAGAAGATCGAGACCTTCTACCGGCAGATCGTCCGGGACGTCGTTCCTGTCTCCTCTCCCCAGGTGGCCGAACTGTGCAAGCTCCTGGAGAACACCTTCAGGCACGTCAACATCGCCTTGGTGAATGAGCTGTCCATCTTCGCGCAGCAGCTCGGGATCGACGTCTGGGAGGCGATCGACGCCGCCTCCACCAAACCCTTCGGTTTCATGCGCTTCACGCCGGGCCCCGGCGTCGGCGGGCACTGCCTGCCGATCGACCCGTCGTACCTGTCGTGGGCCGTCAAGCGCGGTCTGGGACACAACTTCCGGTTCGTCGAGCTGGCCAACGACATCAACAGGGGCATGCCGGAGCATGTCATCCGGCGGCTGGCCATGGCGCTGAACAGGCGCGCCAAGCCGATCAAGGGCAGCCGGCTGGTTCTGCTCGGACTCGCCTACAAGAAGAACGCAGGAGACTGCCGCGAGTCCCCCTCGATCGAAGTGGCCAGGTCTCTCTCTAAGCTGGGCGCCCGCGTCCGAGCCGCCGACCCGTACGTGAAGGGGTTCCTGGCCCCGCCGAACATCGAGCTCATCGAGGCAAGCCGTCAGGAGTTCGAGCAGTCTGACGCTGTCGTCATCCTCACCGACCACGACTGCTTTGACTACGAACTGGCCGAGCAGGTGAGCCCCTTCATCTTCGACACGCGTAACCGCTGCCGGGGGCCCAACGTCGAACGGATCTGA